From a single Bacillus pseudomycoides DSM 12442 genomic region:
- a CDS encoding 2,3-dihydro-2,3-dihydroxybenzoate dehydrogenase, whose amino-acid sequence MDFGEFDGKIALVTGAAQGIGETVANMLAERGAKVAAVDKNILELNKLSDYHATRGSSLKVFALDVSDSSAVENTVNQIEDTMGQIDILVNVAGILKMGAIHYLSDEDWDKTFSVNATGVFYVSRSVSRRMMSRQSGAIVTVGSNAASVPRMEMAAYVASKAAATMFTKCLGLELAEYNIRCNLVSPGSTETEMQRLLWIDENGAEKIIAGSQDTYRLGIPLKKIATPSEIAEAVLFLASDKASHITMHNLCIDGGATLGI is encoded by the coding sequence ATGGATTTTGGGGAATTTGATGGGAAGATTGCATTAGTTACTGGTGCAGCACAAGGAATTGGAGAGACTGTAGCGAACATGCTTGCGGAAAGAGGAGCAAAGGTTGCAGCGGTTGATAAGAATATTTTAGAACTCAATAAGCTTTCAGATTATCATGCAACAAGAGGCAGCTCTTTGAAAGTATTCGCTTTAGATGTGAGTGATAGTTCCGCAGTGGAAAATACAGTAAATCAGATTGAGGATACAATGGGGCAAATTGATATTTTAGTTAATGTTGCCGGTATTTTAAAGATGGGTGCCATTCACTATTTAAGTGATGAAGATTGGGACAAGACTTTTTCAGTAAATGCTACAGGTGTGTTTTATGTATCACGATCTGTGAGTAGACGTATGATGTCACGGCAGTCTGGTGCAATTGTGACTGTAGGGTCAAATGCTGCGAGTGTACCTAGAATGGAAATGGCTGCATATGTAGCATCCAAAGCTGCTGCAACGATGTTTACAAAATGTCTTGGTCTTGAGCTTGCAGAATATAATATTCGCTGTAATTTAGTTTCTCCTGGTTCAACTGAGACAGAGATGCAGAGGTTACTTTGGATAGATGAAAATGGGGCTGAAAAAATTATTGCAGGCTCACAAGATACATATAGATTAGGAATTCCATTAAAAAAAATAGCAACGCCTTCAGAGATTGCTGAAGCAGTTCTATTTTTAGCGTCAGATAAAGCAAGCCATATTACGATGCATAATCTATGCATTGATGGCGGCGCTACTTTAGGAATCTAA
- a CDS encoding AAA family ATPase, with protein MRPLQLIMTAFGPYKQREVIDFSDLGDHRIFAISGNTGAGKTTIFDAICYVLYGEASGEERSDTSMLRSQFADDNIYTSVELTFQLKGKQYEIKRQLGHKKQGNKTVTGHAVELYEVIGDEKVPCVDRFHVTDVNKKVEDLIGLSKHQFSQIVMLPQGEFRKLLTSETENKEEILRRIFKTDRYKLMRELLDQKRKQWKDVLQEKQKERELYFRNVFKLPVRDDSLLETLVQQEHVNTHQVVEALEQEKNCYEAEVEQLQAQQTLQTQQLKKAEDRFHTAKSINEKFKDLQQKQEKQAVLQANREQIETEEQRFKLAEQAKRLLPFEQWYEEAVQSEQNAEQLLKQISVKKEKTVKAFELAYEKYEELKGKESVREEGKKTVQRLEELQPIIASLAEKKSKLQQAELQSGKLKEGIQKFEKQLEGQISQKQQIAGELQQLEVALEQYVAKVEELTNMREDAKVLKQAYDVWQEKQKYEQEKEVANQKMEVAVKAYEEMEHRWLNEQAGMLALHLHEGESCPVCGSIDHPKKATERGDSIDEKQLNELREKKTVAEKLHVQVEEKWNFYRLQYEQVIDEVVKRGYRSEELVETYRTLVQNGKQLAAEVNTLKESEEKRKQLALSVKGLEEKVEELQKQKREAEVMQHRTEMECMQLRTSYEHDQQKTHEDLQTLEAWKKQFDQAVSTLRFMEEEWKKVQEAYQYWQNENIRIQAEYDGALKQVSHAKEKQEETLLRFTTELEEGGFIDQQAYKEAKLTDVEMKHLHEQIQEYYSSLEVLAKQIEELVNELSGKEWTDITALEEQMKELGIQLDITKEKRQRAQSAVAYITDLHENIRRIDEQIHEEEKAFQELVDLYEVMKGDNESRISFERYILIEYLEQIVQIANERLRKLSNGQFYLKRSERVEKRNRQSGLGLDVYDAYTGQTRDVKTLSGGEKFNASLCLALGMADVIQAYEGGISIETMFIDEGFGSLDEESLTKAIDALIDLQKSGRFIGVISHVQELKNAMPAVLEVTKQKNGCSETRFVVK; from the coding sequence ATGAGACCACTTCAGCTTATTATGACCGCATTTGGTCCGTATAAACAGCGAGAAGTTATCGATTTCAGCGATCTTGGCGATCACCGTATTTTTGCTATTTCAGGAAATACGGGAGCTGGGAAAACAACGATATTTGATGCGATTTGTTATGTATTATATGGGGAAGCGAGCGGAGAAGAACGTAGTGATACGAGTATGCTACGTAGCCAATTTGCTGATGATAATATATACACAAGTGTAGAATTAACCTTCCAGTTGAAAGGAAAGCAATACGAAATAAAAAGACAGCTCGGTCATAAAAAACAAGGGAATAAAACAGTTACAGGGCATGCTGTTGAGCTATATGAAGTAATAGGTGATGAGAAGGTTCCATGTGTGGATCGTTTTCATGTGACAGATGTGAACAAAAAGGTTGAAGATTTAATCGGACTTAGCAAACATCAATTTAGTCAAATTGTTATGCTTCCGCAAGGAGAATTCCGAAAACTATTAACGTCTGAAACAGAAAATAAAGAAGAAATTTTACGTCGTATTTTTAAAACAGATCGTTATAAATTAATGCGTGAATTGTTAGATCAAAAACGTAAACAGTGGAAAGACGTCTTACAAGAAAAGCAAAAAGAAAGAGAACTGTACTTCCGTAATGTTTTTAAATTACCGGTTCGAGATGATTCATTATTAGAGACATTAGTTCAACAGGAACATGTAAATACGCACCAAGTAGTCGAAGCGCTTGAACAAGAAAAAAATTGCTATGAGGCGGAAGTTGAACAATTACAAGCGCAGCAAACATTGCAAACGCAGCAATTAAAAAAAGCCGAAGATCGTTTTCATACAGCTAAGTCTATTAATGAAAAGTTCAAAGATTTACAGCAAAAACAAGAGAAACAAGCAGTTTTACAAGCAAATCGAGAACAAATAGAAACAGAAGAACAACGCTTTAAACTTGCTGAACAAGCGAAACGATTATTACCATTTGAACAATGGTATGAAGAAGCGGTACAGAGTGAACAAAATGCTGAACAATTATTGAAACAAATATCTGTAAAAAAAGAAAAGACGGTTAAGGCGTTTGAACTTGCTTATGAGAAATATGAAGAATTAAAGGGTAAAGAGTCTGTTCGTGAAGAAGGTAAGAAAACTGTACAAAGATTAGAAGAGTTACAGCCAATTATTGCTTCATTAGCAGAGAAAAAATCAAAATTGCAACAGGCAGAACTTCAAAGTGGGAAATTGAAGGAAGGTATTCAGAAGTTTGAGAAACAGCTAGAAGGACAGATTTCTCAAAAACAACAAATTGCCGGAGAATTACAACAGCTAGAGGTTGCACTTGAGCAATATGTAGCAAAAGTAGAAGAGCTAACAAATATGCGGGAAGATGCAAAAGTACTAAAGCAAGCATATGACGTTTGGCAAGAAAAGCAAAAATATGAACAAGAAAAAGAAGTTGCAAATCAAAAGATGGAAGTTGCAGTTAAAGCATATGAAGAGATGGAGCATCGTTGGTTAAATGAACAAGCAGGAATGTTAGCTCTTCATCTTCATGAAGGTGAATCTTGTCCTGTATGTGGTAGCATAGATCATCCAAAGAAAGCTACAGAACGTGGAGATTCCATTGATGAAAAACAGCTAAATGAACTGCGCGAAAAGAAAACAGTTGCTGAAAAATTACATGTTCAAGTAGAAGAGAAATGGAATTTCTACAGATTACAATATGAGCAAGTAATAGATGAAGTCGTAAAACGAGGATACCGTTCAGAAGAGTTAGTTGAAACATACCGTACGCTAGTGCAAAACGGAAAACAACTAGCAGCTGAGGTAAACACATTAAAGGAAAGTGAAGAAAAACGTAAACAGCTAGCGTTAAGTGTAAAAGGATTAGAAGAAAAAGTAGAAGAATTACAGAAGCAAAAACGCGAAGCTGAAGTGATGCAGCACCGTACTGAAATGGAGTGCATGCAACTTCGTACGTCCTATGAACATGATCAGCAAAAAACCCATGAGGACTTACAAACGTTAGAAGCCTGGAAAAAACAATTTGATCAAGCTGTTAGCACACTTCGCTTTATGGAAGAGGAGTGGAAGAAAGTACAAGAAGCTTATCAATATTGGCAAAATGAAAATATACGCATACAAGCTGAGTATGATGGTGCTCTAAAGCAAGTAAGTCATGCAAAGGAAAAGCAAGAAGAGACTTTACTTCGCTTTACGACAGAGCTTGAAGAAGGTGGATTTATCGACCAACAAGCTTATAAAGAAGCAAAATTAACAGATGTAGAAATGAAGCATTTGCATGAGCAAATTCAAGAGTACTATTCATCCTTAGAAGTATTGGCTAAACAAATTGAGGAACTAGTAAATGAATTAAGCGGGAAAGAATGGACGGACATTACAGCTCTAGAAGAACAAATGAAAGAGTTAGGAATTCAGCTTGATATTACAAAAGAAAAGCGCCAGCGTGCCCAAAGTGCAGTTGCATACATTACCGATTTGCATGAAAACATTAGACGAATTGATGAACAAATTCATGAAGAAGAAAAAGCTTTCCAAGAACTTGTTGATTTATATGAAGTCATGAAAGGGGATAACGAAAGTCGTATTTCGTTTGAACGTTACATTTTAATTGAGTATTTAGAACAAATTGTTCAAATTGCTAACGAAAGACTTCGTAAACTATCAAACGGCCAGTTCTATTTAAAACGAAGTGAAAGAGTTGAAAAACGAAATCGTCAAAGTGGACTAGGATTAGATGTATATGACGCATATACAGGTCAAACACGTGACGTAAAAACATTGTCTGGCGGGGAAAAATTTAATGCATCGCTTTGTCTAGCACTTGGTATGGCAGATGTGATCCAGGCATATGAAGGCGGTATTTCTATCGAAACCATGTTTATCGATGAAGGATTTGGCTCGCTAGATGAAGAGTCATTAACAAAAGCGATCGATGCATTGATTGATTTACAAAAATCAGGACGATTTATTGGCGTTATTTCACACGTTCAAGAGTTGAAAAACGCAATGCCAGCAGTTTTAGAGGTAACGAAGCAGAAGAATGGTTGTAGTGAGACTCGGTTTGTGGTGAAATAA
- a CDS encoding exonuclease SbcCD subunit D, producing the protein MKFFHTADWHLGKLVHGVYMTEDQRIVLDQFVQAVEEEKPDAVIIAGDLYDRAIPPTEAVDLLNDVLKKIVIDLQTPVIAVAGNHDSPDRIHFGSSLMKKQGLHIVGQFQFPYEPVVLHDKYGEVHFHLIPYVDPSIVRHVMKNEDIRSHDDAMRIFMNELSETMNQEARHVFVGHAFVTSSGEAEENTSDAERPLSIGGAEYVNSHYFDKFHYTALGHLHQAHFVRNETIRYSGSPLAYSISEERHKKGYYIVELDETGQVEIEKRLFTPRRQMRTVEAKIDDLLKYPTSEDYVFVKLLDENPVLQPMEKIRSVYPNAMHVERSMQRREFTETNEVTVSRHKTDDLSLLKAFYREMKGSDLSEEKERLFLDVLQTVQEREGERG; encoded by the coding sequence ATGAAGTTTTTTCATACAGCGGATTGGCATTTAGGAAAACTTGTTCACGGTGTGTATATGACCGAAGATCAACGAATTGTATTAGATCAGTTCGTTCAAGCTGTGGAAGAAGAAAAACCAGATGCCGTAATTATTGCAGGTGATTTGTATGACCGAGCGATTCCTCCAACAGAAGCAGTAGATTTACTAAATGATGTATTAAAAAAGATAGTGATTGATTTACAAACGCCAGTAATTGCAGTAGCAGGGAATCATGATAGTCCAGACCGTATTCATTTTGGCAGCAGTTTAATGAAAAAACAAGGGTTACATATTGTTGGCCAATTTCAATTTCCGTATGAACCAGTTGTTTTACATGATAAGTATGGGGAAGTTCATTTCCATTTAATCCCATATGTAGATCCAAGTATTGTAAGACATGTGATGAAAAATGAAGATATTCGGTCGCATGATGATGCGATGCGTATTTTCATGAATGAACTTTCAGAAACGATGAATCAAGAAGCAAGACACGTATTTGTAGGCCATGCATTTGTCACTTCTTCAGGTGAAGCAGAAGAAAATACGAGTGATGCAGAGCGTCCGCTTTCCATCGGCGGTGCTGAATACGTAAATAGTCATTATTTTGATAAGTTTCATTACACAGCACTTGGGCATTTGCACCAAGCGCACTTTGTACGTAATGAAACGATTCGTTATTCTGGTTCACCACTTGCGTATTCTATTTCTGAAGAGCGGCATAAAAAAGGGTATTATATTGTGGAATTAGACGAAACAGGTCAAGTGGAAATAGAAAAGCGTTTATTTACACCTCGTCGCCAAATGCGAACAGTAGAAGCGAAAATAGATGATTTATTAAAGTATCCAACAAGTGAAGATTATGTCTTCGTAAAGTTATTAGATGAAAATCCTGTACTGCAGCCAATGGAAAAAATTCGTTCTGTATATCCAAATGCTATGCATGTTGAACGTTCTATGCAAAGACGAGAATTTACAGAAACCAATGAAGTTACTGTTTCTAGACATAAAACAGATGATCTATCCCTTTTGAAAGCTTTTTATAGAGAAATGAAGGGCTCAGATTTATCAGAAGAGAAAGAACGTCTTTTCTTAGACGTATTACAAACAGTGCAGGAACGGGAAGGTGAACGAGGATGA
- a CDS encoding DUF2584 family protein, with protein MKFEMHTKIISNEKEMRLHIEENIFQLILDGYHLFAVDEMLPLYKSDQERIGSAIVQKLEWEDGKTTLNYQLVSLQSVN; from the coding sequence ATGAAATTTGAGATGCATACAAAGATTATTTCAAATGAAAAAGAAATGAGATTACATATAGAAGAAAATATATTTCAATTAATATTAGACGGTTATCATTTATTTGCTGTGGATGAAATGTTACCTTTATATAAATCTGATCAAGAAAGAATCGGTAGTGCAATCGTTCAAAAGTTAGAGTGGGAAGATGGGAAGACAACACTTAACTACCAACTGGTTTCATTACAATCAGTAAATTAA
- a CDS encoding enoyl-CoA hydratase/isomerase family protein: protein MTENVLFSIHENGVASITLNRPKALNSLSYDMLHPIGQKLKEWEKDDRIAVVILKGAGTKGFCAGGDIKTLYEARSNEVALQHAEHFFEEEYEIDTYIYHYPKPIIACLDGIVMGGGVGLTNGAKYRIVTDRTKWAMPEMNIGFFPDVGAAYFLNKAPGQTGRYVALTASVLKAADVLYIKAADHYMPSETLPTFLDAIEKVNWHDQNIHITLKELINKYETAPSVESELVSLLEEIDQHFSFHTVEDIIHSLDNADGSFASKTKETLLSKSPFSLKVTLKQLIDGKEKSIEECFATDLVLAKNFMRHEDFFEGVRSVVVDKDQNPKYKYKQLSDVSDEDVNRFFNLLNA, encoded by the coding sequence ATGACTGAAAATGTTTTATTTTCCATTCACGAAAATGGCGTCGCGTCAATCACTTTAAATCGCCCAAAAGCACTTAACTCTTTATCTTATGATATGTTACATCCGATTGGTCAGAAACTAAAAGAATGGGAAAAAGATGATCGTATTGCCGTAGTAATCTTGAAAGGTGCTGGCACGAAAGGATTTTGCGCTGGCGGTGATATAAAAACATTATACGAAGCACGTTCAAATGAAGTTGCATTACAGCATGCTGAACATTTTTTTGAAGAAGAATACGAAATAGATACTTATATATATCATTATCCAAAACCAATTATTGCTTGTTTAGATGGAATTGTAATGGGTGGTGGCGTCGGTCTTACGAATGGGGCAAAATATAGAATTGTAACAGATCGTACAAAATGGGCCATGCCTGAGATGAACATTGGTTTTTTCCCAGACGTTGGAGCTGCTTATTTCTTAAACAAGGCTCCTGGGCAGACTGGTCGGTATGTTGCGTTAACAGCATCTGTTTTAAAAGCTGCTGATGTATTATATATAAAAGCTGCTGATCATTATATGCCATCGGAAACTTTACCTACTTTCCTAGATGCAATCGAAAAGGTAAATTGGCATGATCAAAATATACATATCACTTTAAAAGAACTCATTAATAAATATGAAACAGCTCCTAGTGTAGAAAGTGAACTTGTTTCCTTATTAGAAGAAATTGATCAACATTTTTCATTCCATACAGTTGAAGATATCATCCATTCATTAGATAATGCTGACGGATCCTTCGCTTCAAAAACGAAAGAAACATTACTATCAAAATCTCCGTTCTCATTAAAAGTAACATTAAAACAACTTATTGACGGAAAGGAAAAATCGATAGAAGAATGCTTTGCAACAGATCTCGTGCTCGCTAAAAATTTCATGAGGCACGAAGATTTCTTTGAAGGAGTACGTTCAGTCGTTGTCGACAAAGATCAAAATCCAAAGTATAAATATAAACAATTAAGTGATGTTTCAGATGAAGATGTCAATCGCTTCTTCAATCTGCTTAATGCCTAA
- a CDS encoding helix-turn-helix domain-containing protein, with translation MENINIGKKVKELREYKELSMRELAKMAEITPSMLSQIERGLANPSIQTLKLLAKALEVPTFSFLIEDTNTDDLVIRANARKKMIVGNLSYELLSPDLTGALAVSLMTLPPNSVSSEKLLEHKGEEIAHVLEGQIILYLQQDIYTLYPGDSVKIPSYMKHKWENLFDQDAVILFAVTPPSF, from the coding sequence ATGGAAAATATAAATATCGGAAAAAAGGTGAAAGAGCTTCGGGAATATAAGGAGCTGAGTATGCGAGAGTTAGCTAAAATGGCAGAAATAACACCTTCTATGTTAAGTCAAATTGAACGAGGATTAGCTAATCCTTCGATTCAAACATTGAAATTGCTAGCCAAGGCTTTAGAAGTTCCAACTTTTAGTTTTCTCATTGAAGATACGAACACGGATGATCTAGTTATAAGAGCGAATGCACGTAAAAAAATGATCGTAGGAAATTTATCCTATGAATTATTATCACCAGATTTAACGGGTGCTTTGGCAGTATCTTTAATGACTTTGCCACCTAATTCTGTTTCCTCCGAAAAACTTTTAGAGCATAAAGGAGAGGAAATTGCTCATGTTTTAGAAGGACAGATTATCTTGTATTTACAGCAAGATATATACACTTTATACCCCGGGGATAGTGTGAAAATCCCTTCTTACATGAAACATAAATGGGAGAATCTATTTGATCAAGATGCCGTTATTTTATTCGCTGTAACGCCTCCATCGTTCTGA
- a CDS encoding LysE family translocator has translation MVENYLLFIIMSICLIILPGPDTAMATKNTLTSGKIGGVKTVFGTCIALLIHTLAAVIGLSAIIVKSALLFSIFKYVGAIYLVYLGIKALLSLKSKNSIDTNELPMKRADENSSCFRQGFLTNLLNPKVAVFFLTFLPQFLNPNHNTFIQFLTMGLTYLVLTVIWFAFYIFLIDKISVFMKKPATQIYIQGLTGIVLIGFGIKLAFEKNS, from the coding sequence ATTGTGGAGAACTATCTTCTTTTTATTATCATGTCTATTTGTCTTATTATTTTACCCGGGCCTGATACTGCAATGGCTACAAAAAACACTCTTACTTCAGGAAAAATAGGAGGTGTAAAAACGGTTTTCGGCACATGTATCGCCCTTTTAATTCATACTTTAGCTGCTGTAATTGGGCTTTCCGCTATCATTGTTAAATCTGCTCTCTTATTTTCTATTTTTAAATATGTTGGTGCCATTTATCTAGTCTATTTAGGAATAAAAGCACTTTTATCTTTAAAAAGCAAAAACAGCATAGATACAAATGAGTTACCTATGAAACGTGCAGATGAAAACAGCTCTTGTTTTCGCCAAGGGTTTCTTACTAATCTTTTAAATCCTAAAGTCGCTGTATTCTTTTTGACCTTTTTACCACAATTTTTAAATCCTAACCATAATACATTCATTCAATTTCTAACCATGGGTCTTACCTATCTCGTTTTAACCGTGATATGGTTTGCCTTTTATATCTTCTTAATTGATAAAATCAGTGTTTTCATGAAAAAACCAGCTACTCAAATATACATCCAAGGACTTACTGGTATTGTATTAATTGGATTTGGTATCAAATTAGCTTTTGAAAAGAATAGTTAA
- a CDS encoding GntR family transcriptional regulator: MNIAISNTSEKPIYQQLFEQISAQILKGELEGGYCLPPIRQAAKELRVSIITVKKAWEELERCGLINTITGKGCFVAEISSDEILRIRNEMVIKQMVSDISYYKSFGLTIEEVIELLKKAYTV, encoded by the coding sequence ATGAATATAGCAATTTCGAACACATCTGAAAAGCCAATTTATCAGCAGCTTTTCGAACAAATCAGCGCCCAAATTTTGAAAGGCGAATTAGAAGGCGGCTATTGTTTACCACCAATTCGACAAGCAGCCAAGGAACTTCGTGTTAGTATCATCACCGTAAAGAAAGCTTGGGAAGAACTCGAACGATGTGGTTTGATAAATACAATAACGGGTAAAGGGTGCTTTGTAGCAGAAATCTCATCCGATGAGATACTGCGAATACGCAACGAAATGGTCATAAAGCAAATGGTTAGCGACATTTCATACTACAAATCCTTTGGTCTTACAATAGAAGAAGTTATTGAACTTTTGAAGAAGGCTTATACAGTTTAA
- a CDS encoding ABC-2 transporter permease: MYNLVMKDLKLGLNPMFFVLPVLIGALMLVPGWLYFIVILYFCWITIPIMFAGYRTQNDLIFTTMMPVTRKDMVKARVFVIVILELLHIVSAIIFGMLNIRLYPNQTYYFFAPHMGFWGLCFVMLAIFNIIFISMYYKTAYKYGEATFASVTAAMVFAGVAQWLGIQNSFVSDIFNGSGADNMALQISILIAGIVIFTLFTMIAYRIAYKRFLQVEIQ; the protein is encoded by the coding sequence ATGTATAACTTAGTGATGAAGGATTTAAAATTAGGCCTAAATCCCATGTTTTTTGTATTACCTGTTTTGATAGGTGCATTAATGCTTGTTCCCGGTTGGTTATATTTTATTGTCATTCTGTATTTTTGCTGGATAACGATACCGATTATGTTTGCAGGATATAGAACTCAGAACGATTTGATATTTACTACTATGATGCCTGTAACCAGAAAAGACATGGTGAAGGCGAGGGTGTTTGTTATTGTCATTCTGGAATTATTGCATATTGTTAGTGCAATTATCTTTGGAATGTTAAATATTCGCTTATATCCGAATCAAACCTACTATTTCTTCGCACCGCACATGGGTTTCTGGGGACTATGTTTTGTCATGCTCGCGATCTTCAACATCATCTTTATTTCCATGTATTACAAGACAGCGTATAAATATGGTGAAGCAACCTTCGCATCCGTTACAGCCGCAATGGTTTTTGCCGGAGTTGCACAATGGCTCGGAATCCAGAATTCTTTTGTGTCTGACATTTTCAATGGTAGCGGTGCTGACAATATGGCGCTTCAAATATCCATCCTGATCGCAGGAATCGTGATATTTACTTTGTTCACCATGATTGCTTATCGAATTGCGTATAAGCGATTCCTACAAGTGGAGATACAATGA
- a CDS encoding ABC transporter ATP-binding protein, protein MLALDIRNLNKKYQNFELKDVSFQLEKGYIMGFIGANGAGKTTTIKSILNMINLDSGEVRILGKNIAEHEVELKQEIGYTFSGIDFYTRSKMKMLTNVIKKFYTNWDDETYYNYLRRFKLDENKKIVELSTGMKVKYSLALALSHGAKLLILDEPTSGLDPAARDDLLDIFQELVIDGEISIIFSTHITSDLEKCADFITFIENGQIINSSEKDEFIASYRLLNGNGNQLNQVKENLISYKINSFGFTGLIHSKDFDPSSDIKATTPSLEEIMIYFSKKEDMYV, encoded by the coding sequence ATGCTGGCATTAGACATTAGAAATTTAAATAAGAAATATCAAAATTTCGAGTTAAAGGATGTATCGTTTCAACTGGAAAAGGGTTATATTATGGGCTTTATCGGTGCCAATGGCGCAGGAAAAACAACCACCATTAAATCGATCTTGAACATGATTAATCTTGATAGCGGCGAGGTACGCATTTTAGGCAAGAACATTGCCGAACACGAGGTTGAATTGAAACAGGAAATCGGATACACATTTAGCGGCATTGACTTTTATACTCGAAGCAAAATGAAGATGTTGACCAATGTGATTAAGAAATTCTACACGAATTGGGATGATGAAACCTATTACAACTATTTACGAAGATTTAAATTGGATGAAAACAAAAAAATCGTTGAATTGTCGACGGGGATGAAGGTAAAGTACAGTTTGGCCCTTGCCCTATCCCATGGGGCGAAGCTTCTCATCCTAGACGAACCGACAAGCGGACTCGATCCAGCCGCAAGAGATGATCTGTTGGATATTTTTCAAGAGCTCGTGATAGATGGCGAGATCAGCATTATTTTCTCTACTCATATTACATCCGACTTGGAGAAATGCGCGGATTTTATTACCTTTATCGAAAACGGTCAAATTATCAACAGTTCTGAGAAAGATGAATTTATTGCCTCATATCGCCTACTAAATGGTAACGGAAACCAGCTAAATCAGGTGAAAGAAAATTTGATTTCCTACAAAATAAATTCATTTGGCTTTACGGGATTGATTCACTCCAAAGACTTCGATCCCTCCTCCGATATTAAAGCAACCACGCCGAGTCTCGAAGAAATCATGATTTACTTCTCAAAAAAGGAGGATATGTATGTATAA
- a CDS encoding BhlA/UviB family holin-like peptide, with amino-acid sequence MEEQIFNSMIQQGAFVALFVWMLFTTQKKNEQRAAQYQKVIEKNQQVIEEQAKAFGSLSKDVSDIKQKILGEGDV; translated from the coding sequence ATGGAGGAACAAATTTTTAATTCAATGATTCAACAAGGAGCATTTGTAGCGTTATTCGTGTGGATGCTTTTTACTACGCAAAAAAAGAATGAACAGCGTGCAGCACAATATCAAAAGGTCATTGAGAAAAACCAACAAGTCATCGAAGAACAAGCAAAAGCCTTTGGTTCACTATCAAAAGATGTATCAGATATCAAACAAAAAATCCTGGGGGAAGGTGATGTGTAA
- a CDS encoding hemolysin XhlA family protein yields MEDLERKIDYLKLEQTEIMKDIRNLETRTTINEKDIATINKQLEKISMNTTWILRIIIGAVVMGILSLIIKGTI; encoded by the coding sequence ATGGAAGATTTAGAACGAAAAATAGACTACTTAAAGTTAGAGCAAACAGAGATAATGAAGGATATTCGAAATTTAGAAACACGTACCACCATAAATGAAAAAGATATAGCGACAATTAATAAGCAATTAGAGAAAATTAGTATGAATACAACTTGGATTTTGCGAATTATTATTGGTGCAGTTGTAATGGGGATTTTAAGCCTAATAATCAAAGGGACAATTTGA
- a CDS encoding TetR/AcrR family transcriptional regulator has product MKKDWLEELIAATDTDKRNERQMRILEAAVDMFGEKGYASTSTSEIAKRAGVAEGTIFRYYKTKKDLLLAVVMPTLTKFAAPFFVQAFAKEILENTYETYEEFLRKAIRNRFEFAKKHFPMLKILIQEVPFQPELKNEIQQLVEKELFSRFEKLIVHFQEQGQIIEMPIPSVIRFTLSAIMGLILTRFLLLPEEKWDDEVEIENTIQFILYGLTPQTLL; this is encoded by the coding sequence ATGAAGAAAGATTGGCTGGAAGAATTAATTGCTGCTACAGACACAGATAAACGTAATGAACGTCAAATGCGTATATTAGAAGCAGCGGTTGATATGTTTGGAGAAAAAGGATATGCGTCAACTTCAACGAGTGAAATTGCAAAGCGTGCTGGTGTAGCGGAGGGAACAATCTTCCGCTACTATAAAACAAAAAAAGATTTACTATTAGCGGTTGTCATGCCAACATTAACAAAGTTTGCTGCTCCATTTTTTGTACAGGCTTTTGCAAAAGAAATACTGGAGAATACGTATGAAACGTATGAAGAATTTTTAAGAAAAGCAATTCGAAATCGATTTGAATTTGCTAAAAAACATTTTCCAATGTTAAAAATTTTAATACAAGAAGTACCGTTTCAACCAGAATTAAAAAATGAAATACAACAATTAGTAGAGAAGGAACTTTTTTCTCGCTTTGAAAAATTAATTGTACATTTTCAAGAACAAGGACAAATTATTGAAATGCCAATCCCTTCAGTTATCCGCTTTACTTTATCAGCTATAATGGGGTTAATTTTAACCCGATTTTTATTATTACCTGAAGAAAAATGGGACGATGAAGTGGAAATTGAAAATACGATTCAATTTATATTGTATGGACTAACACCACAAACGTTGCTATAA